From the genome of Haloterrigena sp. KLK7, one region includes:
- a CDS encoding TRC40/GET3/ArsA family transport-energizing ATPase: MTDCIFYGGKGGVGKTTCAAATAVRLADAGRETLVVSTDPAHSLSDSLEVDLGAEPRELEGVGDERGREPGSDSGGSLWAVEIDPDTQKERYEKLARALATDLRSAGIRLDDEEVRRLFASGAPAGSDEIAALDLLVEYVDEGDWDVVVFDTAPTGHTLRLFDMPEVMGLALETAQSLRGQAKRIGNAARTAVLGPMSMMGSSSDDEEESLEAFRTRLERARDLLTDPERTEFRVVLLPERMAIAESERLVATLREAHVRVDRLVVNRVFEDPEDDCSRCQSRHERHRERVAEVRETFPDLEVVTLPEREGEVQGLEAVAEIAARLPAEA; encoded by the coding sequence GTGACCGACTGCATCTTCTACGGCGGCAAGGGCGGCGTCGGCAAGACGACCTGCGCGGCGGCGACCGCCGTCCGACTGGCCGACGCCGGCCGGGAGACGCTGGTCGTCTCGACCGACCCGGCCCACTCGCTATCGGACTCGCTCGAGGTCGACCTCGGCGCCGAGCCCCGCGAACTCGAGGGCGTGGGCGACGAGCGTGGTAGAGAGCCCGGCAGCGATAGCGGCGGCAGCCTCTGGGCCGTCGAGATCGACCCCGACACGCAGAAGGAGCGCTACGAGAAACTGGCGCGGGCGCTCGCGACGGACCTCCGTAGCGCCGGCATTCGGCTGGACGACGAGGAGGTCCGGCGGCTGTTCGCCTCGGGCGCGCCGGCCGGCAGCGACGAGATCGCGGCGCTGGACCTGCTCGTCGAGTACGTCGACGAGGGCGACTGGGACGTCGTCGTCTTCGACACCGCGCCGACGGGCCACACCCTCCGGCTGTTCGACATGCCCGAGGTGATGGGGCTGGCCCTCGAAACGGCCCAGTCGCTGCGCGGCCAGGCCAAGCGGATCGGAAACGCCGCGCGGACGGCGGTGCTCGGCCCGATGTCGATGATGGGCTCGAGCAGCGACGACGAGGAAGAGAGCCTCGAGGCCTTTCGCACTCGCCTCGAGCGCGCTCGCGACCTGCTGACCGATCCCGAGCGCACGGAGTTTCGCGTCGTTCTCCTTCCGGAGAGGATGGCCATCGCAGAGTCCGAACGGCTAGTGGCGACGCTGCGGGAGGCCCACGTGCGGGTCGACCGCCTCGTCGTGAATCGGGTCTTCGAGGATCCGGAGGACGACTGCTCGCGCTGTCAGTCGCGCCACGAGCGGCACCGAGAGCGGGTCGCCGAGGTTCGGGAGACGTTTCCCGACCTCGAGGTCGTGACGCTGCCCGAACGAGAGGGCGAGGTGCAGGGCCTCGAGGCGGTGGCGGAGATCGCGGCGCGGTTGCCCGCCGAAGCGTGA
- a CDS encoding multidrug transporter, whose protein sequence is MALSIGRNTSSIGTAIGLAVAIVAIVGTQFLGWEWGGGQLGPTLIGAVAAAIAIVAVISRRD, encoded by the coding sequence ATGGCGCTTTCCATCGGCCGGAACACGTCCTCGATCGGCACTGCGATCGGACTGGCCGTCGCGATCGTCGCGATCGTCGGCACCCAGTTCCTCGGCTGGGAGTGGGGCGGTGGCCAACTCGGTCCCACGCTCATCGGCGCCGTCGCCGCCGCGATCGCCATCGTCGCGGTCATCAGTCGGCGTGACTGA